The nucleotide sequence ACTGCCCGACGGATGAACTTCATGTGGCCTGACCCAAATGGGCGGTCAACTTTTGTCCGGTCACTGGTGTAATTATTTTTCTATACAGCGCACTTGACTCCCCCCCAACCCGCATCAATGGTTTTATAATTTACACCATTTATTTGTCCAATAGTCCACGCTTCAACGGTTGCAGTGCGGCACGTGTGAATGATGAGGTGGTGGAACTGCAACCACCAAAAATCCAACTGACCCCAcatttattatgcaaatttgctTTTCTGCTGTTTTCGCTCGAATTTTAGTCTATATTTTGATAGGACTATTGTGGCTTCTTCTATGCGGTTAATGGTATGAAAGGCCATCGAACATGTGGCcatattttgatttcatttttggcaTTGAAAGGAGAATAAATTATGGTGAAATACACACCATTATGCGAATAAAATGTGCTTTAGTATCTATGAATTAAGTAACACATTTTAATACTAGATGTGTAGGTACAGTTTGTCACATGCTAGAATTTATGTTTGGCAATTATGTTTAATGTGTATAGCATTCATTCCCTTTCCTTACTTATAAGTTTTCCACTCTCTAATCCTTGACTAAGCTATAGTTAAttagaatattttaaaatgtatttacatCTGCAGAACCACTAGCTTTTGCATGCCTGTTGCCTTTCAGATTACGGAATTTCTCACGCTCTCATTTAGCAGCTGAGTGAGTCTCGGATAAGGTCAGATCCCAGCGAGCCGAGGGAGCCGAGGGAGCCGCTATATAGCTTCCCGATCAGTCGGCAGCTTCCCCAAGGATGAGCCCCCACAATGCGATGAGCGATAAGAACGGCCAGCCCGGAGCCCATATGaattacaataaaaacaaaatcgcaGTGGAATAGGAATAACATAATGTAGGACTGAAATGGACTGGAAATGGTATCAGGTCTGAGTCAATGTGTGTGTCATGCGATTGCGATTGAATTTCTTCAAGTTTGCATTTCTTTCAACTGCGCAGGCAAACGCGCAagaaactaaaactaaaaaaaaaacgcgacGCGTAAAAAAGTGAGCTCAATGAGGGCCGATACACAAAGGCCCGACttaaggggggggggggggggagggggcaCATGTGGCTCTATAGAGGCGCCTGCCTTGATTAACATAAAGCGGAGACAAGTGACAAGAGCGACTCTTTCACTTCGCACTGCGCAATTAATTTTTATCGCACATTTAGCATGTGCAAAAGTGTTATACATGCCCGGGCCGCACTCCACtaaatacagatacagatacattttgcTAGCGTATCGTATTCGTATCTGCATCCGAATCTGCGACTCCTTTCGCGTACGGCAATTTGTCATTCCTTGCCGCGTATTTTTAGCACTTCTCTCTAGTTGAGcctttgaaaaatgtttgccacgTGCCACGGACTTAGGAGGCACGAACTGCTAGCAGATGTGTGAAGTCCCGAGTTAATGAACTCCCCAACTCATATCCTCTTTTGTATTCTAATTGTTGGACAGTTTTGGGCGACTTAAGCAAAGAAGGGGCCTCTGCCTgttggaaatattttgctatGTATGTTTGCAGCAAGATTGTATAGTTCTTTTCAagttttttgaacattttttaaaacctAAAGTATATTAGATTAAGTTGGCAGGCAATGAATGCTAACTAGATTTGGGTAGTGATGCTGATTCACCGAAACGAGAATACCCTTTCTCTGTATGCGTTGTGCATTCCAAGATTGGTGGCCATTTCTTACCTTCTTCTCGGCCTTCGCCTTTTGTCGTTCTCGCTCCACCTGTCGCTGCTGACTGATGTGGCCATGGATGGCACCGCTCTCCGCTTGGGATGTACCACCGGGCTGGCTATCGGTATGGCAGACTGGAttattgctgctgctcgaGTGGCTATTGGAGCTCTTCTTCTTCCGGGGCGGGATGCGTCCATTGAACTCCTGCAGACGCTCCCGGCCGGCCGTAAAGTTGTCGTAGCGATCGCCAAACTCGTCCCAAGTGGCCTCATGATCGCTCTGGTACTCGCGCTCATCCTCGCCCGTCGAGGTCAATCGCTTGCTGTGGGAAGAGACGCATAATGGGCACTATAAATATCGCTGCACATATAGACAGATGACTTGGGAACGTCATGAGCAATTATCAGTCggttcggattcggattcgggtTGTATAGCACTATATGCCACTTGTGTGTGCACATAATCCAGCGACAACTTTGcgatttcattaattaaaaacttgcCGTTGTGTCATGGGAATTGGAAAAAGGGGGTCGGGTGGGGCGAAAGGTGTCGAGATTGCGATGAATAATCTAGCTATTTTGCTTGGTACTTCAGTACGAATCAATTTCACAGCGTGTGTGTAACGATTTCTAGTCTTCGTTCCTTTACAACTATATTTCTCTCAGTGggattattaattattataataaatattatataataattataaacatcaatgaaaatgaatttaagtATTACACTTAACTAAAGTTCATATTATTCTTCAATTATATTCAACGCCTAGCATAGTTTATATTAATCTCTAATTTGAATACACGCTGTATAGCTTTGTATATTTTAGTTGGTCTAAATTGCATCCTATCATGTCATAGTTTGGAACTTTCCCTCTTATTCTGTATGCTCATCGATCTGAATCTAAATTCCAGTTTGATTGGTTTTGCACCACCCAGGCAGTGTATCTTTTGGCACCCTGCATCGCTGGCTACTCACCGTCTGGCCGCATCCGACTGGCTGCGCTGCAGGCGCATCTTGGGCGCCACTGGCGCCGATAACGGCGTGGAGGTCGACGTGAAGGGGCTGTGGGGGTGGCCGTGCCAGCCGAAGGCCGCCGATGAGCTGGAGGTGCCCGCACTGGCCGTGTTCGGAGTGGGTGGCGGCGTGTAGCCCGCGTAGTAGGTACCGCCCATTCCGAAGGGAGCGGAATGGTGTGGCATCATGTGCGCCGACTGCTGCGGGTAGCTGTGGCTGCAGTGCATCGGCGGCGCTGACTGCGGTGGCATTGGCTGCGGTGTTGATGGCGCCGGATATGACGGATGtggttgcggctgctgctgccggaAGAAGTTGTACTCCTCGCCGGAGGAGAAGCTCACGCTGGTTCGGGGGGTGCGCGGATGGGGATTCGAGTTCGGATTCGGATGGCCGTGCGGAAAGAACACATCGCCGCCCGTGAAATTGCAAGAGGGGCTTGGCGGCGGATACTGGAAGATTTGCGGGGCTGAAACGAAAGTTAAGcgaataataatttaaatacagCTGGCACATAATAAGAAAATCAAACGAACTTACTAATATTATTGAAAAgtctaaaatatttaatattttgatgATGTACAGTTCGCTTACATATACCCGTAATAAAGATCACCCAACAATGGATAAGGTAAACAAAGGCGGCATTGGCCGGGTCTGAAATTGAGTCAGTGACAATGTAGGGAAGTGTCTAAGGTCGGGGCGCTGGCGATCCCATTGTCTTGCCAACTGCCACTTAGCCGACTGACTGTAAAACCCGCCGCAATTATGGCAAGTCCTCTCTGATCATAAAACCACCCATAAAACGATCAGGCAGCCCCTACCAGTTACAGGCTTGCAGtgcacaataaaataaaatatcttcGGCCGGTGCAGCAGGAAGCCACATAATGCTGTTTTAaagataaatgtaaatgtaaataaacgACTAAAACTGGAACGTTGCAATTTTTAATGGCTTTCGGCTCCCTTTGCTCCAAGGGCCTTAATTAAGTAATATGGCTTATTTAACAATATAACTATCCATTTAGGGCTTTCATCATAAATTGATATGGCTTCCAACAAATACTATTAAACTTCCTAAATACACCACTTTATCGACATATTGCACTTCTGATACATATCCATGAACAATGGCCACTAATATTCAAGTTATTCGCAGCCTTAAGTATCTTACAAGCCGCCTGCAGGCGCATTTGTATCCAAGTTGTTTACACGTCATTGGCAATTCTCGTGCTCACTTGgcaaagtattttatttttttttttttgttttgtatctttAGCAACAAACATTGCCAAGAGGGTCTACTTGAGTGGCCCAACTTGaaaagtatctgtatctgtctTCGAAATCTTTCCAGCTTAGCATCATTTATGCATGTAACGAGAagcgtatctgtatctgcgatTTGACTTCCAGttgtatttcaatttttgtattctcctccctgttttttttttgttttttttttttacttgcaATTTCATGCAAATCGACAACAAAAGCGTTGATAGGTAAATGCGCTGCCGAGCTGGCCACTTGGTATGCGCATAAATTGTGAGCTCCCCATTAGTTGGGTGTACATTTTCATCTGTATGATTTCttaatgtttatttacttaaaaagCCATTGCCCAGCGACAAATGATTGATTGTAATGCAAAATTTATACAAATCGACAGCAGCCGGCGGCAGAAGTACGTGTATCTTACCGATTAGCAGCCAGCAAGAACGATAATTGACCGCAGATAATGCCCGACAATCTACCCAATACATACATCCATGTCTGTCTGTCTTTCTGTCGCTTTGTCGGTGGTCAGTGTGCAGTGTGCAGATACACAATAATGTCACTCACTGTCAACCTGCAGGCGACTAATTTGCAATTTGACCCAATAGCCTTGAACTCGAATCGAGTCGAAACGAGCCCACAGCTGTTGCAttcgcagttgcagttgcaagaGCGCAAAAAATCGGTATTTAATTGCGGGCCAAGATCCGAACCAAAGCAAACGAAACCGAAGCGAACCGAGGCGAAGCGAGTTAAGAGCCACTCCTTGCCGCAGCCTTACCATCTGTATCTGAAAGATACTGTGCCAGGCATTTGAAACtagtttgctgctgctggccagcaGCTGAGGCAACTCACGTGCGCTCACCGCGCGCCATCGTAAAGTCGCTGTTAACCTTGAAAATCTGCCAGGTTTTGCCTCAGCTTCAGCATCAGCTTCAGAAACGAAGCGAAGCCAACGGCAGGGATCATTACTGCCTGGCCAACTTATATAACTAGCCATGCTATGTCGATGCTGGTACACACAGAAAAATACCATCACCACTTAAGGTGATACAATTTTTCGAGCCATGAGTGGAGAAAGAATTGATGTCTTATTCTTTCtctatattaattttaatcaaatcTACAGATGTATGCTCATCTTCATTTGGTTCTACATgttaaaatgtattataaaCTTTCCAAATTTGTCTTAAAGaacatttgttttaatttgtatagGCTTTTCTCATCGTATACAATATCTATTATGAAATTATACAGTTACAaactgtaactgtaactgtagTAAGTAATCGCTTACTCATAtttaacatatatttttatttggtggTGACTGCGTGAGCTAAAATAAGCTAAGATAGATAGCGCATTTTGCCATAGATTACGATTTAATCTACGATTAGAACGAAACGTTTACAAACTACTATCTATGGTGATTTAATCTTTGTTTAGGTGAGCGTGCTTGAAATTCTCTATAAAAACGGGAACCTGGCTTAACAATAGTGTacgtttctttttttcgcaTAAAACAATTGTTTAAACTTAAAAAGGCGTgattaaatgatttaaaacGATTTTTTGTTCCAATTTGTGAGGCAAgaaaatgtttgatttatCTTGATTTATAAAACGCTTAATTATAGCACCTAATGCTTATATGCGTTATATAATTCACACGTTAAATAGGTGATGATGAGATATTTAAATCAATTCGTAAATGTACAAGGGGTGTACCCTTAGAGAAAAAAgtgttaatttctttaaacACGTCTATTGAGTCACGCATTGCAAgggaaaatttattttcatttaaatgtgGTTTTGTGATTTCTGTGATATATTTTCGAGTTTTCCTCGCCATCTCTATAAGGTGGGAAGGTGGAAGAATTTTATGATCACAACTCAATGCGGGCGATGCAGTAGTTGTTAGCACTGCAGTTGTTGGTGACGAAACGTGACCAATTGTTAGGAGTATTGTTTTATTCGAATTGCTGCATTCGCTTATATTTCCACGGGCGACAATATGggcaaaatgtttaattgaATTACGAGTGCCAGTCGCATCTGGACATAACAACGGCgactgaaataaaaaaaattgcaattatgTGTATAATTCACTTTAATTCTCCATCGGTTCTAGGCGATGTTGCAACCGTTTCTAAGGCCGCTGGGCAGCAGCTGACAAACATCAATCAGGCAAAAGTTTAACTAAGCAGAACGCCTCAGAAAAAGCTCAAGAACAGCTCGGAGGCAGCGGAAAAACGTGAAAAATGCCTCGCTTTAGTTGCCACACAAAAGAACAAATCGTCGTCGGCAACgttgaaatgcatttttagTTGTGCCTTTGCAGTTGATTGcatttgcagttgcagtttgcTGGCTGGCGTACCCGCAGCATATGTTGCTCATTATAACCTTGAAGTGCTGactaaatgcaaaaaaaaaaaaaaaagaaaaaatgcacAAGAAAACtacacataaaaatatacTAGAGTCACCACCGGCACTGCACGGGTAAGTATGAATAAATACGAGCCCGTACTCGAGTGGCTCGTATCTCCAACGGCCCAACTCGAACAATTGCGTCGCACTTGGGATCGCAATCGGTATCGGGGGCTAAACGAGTTTGCAAAGTGCGAGTTCTATAACTTGGTCAGTGGAACGGAATGGGAAATGCCATATGAATCGGCCAGATATCGAGGGAGGAAGCTATTGACCAGCTGAGATATAGGAAGGAAGTGGTGGCTAACAACCTGACCTGCGGAACGGAGTTTttgttaataataaaatgatattcAACATATTTATTCATAGGCTAGCCACGAActttaagaaaataaagaagctAATTCCAGTTGAAACTGGAATCtttgaaatcaaaaataaatatatagcaTACGTGATGTATAAATCCGTCATGGATTCACAGAATAACCGCATGTTTCATTTGTGCCATCACAACTCCAAGTCTTTCAGCAAATTGCAATCTCTTCTCCCAAAATCTCGAAACCTCTCGAAAGCCAGCGGCAACTTCACTTGACATTGACATTTAttgatgaatatttaatttaaaaatgaaaacatgaAAAACAGAACCGAAACAAGCTCAAGATGACAGAACAAAGAAACACTCCATACCGAACTCAAAACTGGGGTTAAGCAAAGTCCAAGATTACAACATGATATGATGCACGTCGGAATAATGCCgaataacttggccaaaaaaaaaaaaatgtgtataaacTCATTTTACAGTTACCAACCACATAACGCCCACACACGAAGAGGAAGCAGAATAAGCAGCTGTAACCACAAccaaaaacagtaaataaaaatcccacaaaaattacatttgaaGTCGTTCATTTAAGGCGATTTGTCGTCTGTCACGATGCGAGATTACTAATTTGGTTGGTCAACTCGAGTTTCACTTGATCGTCCGTCTGTCTGGCCTGTCACCTCGATTTAATTAGGCAACAACAG is from Drosophila melanogaster chromosome 3L and encodes:
- the hid gene encoding head involution defective, isoform B; amino-acid sequence: MAVPFYLPEGGADDVASSSSGASGNSSPHNHPLPSSASSSVSSSGVSSASASSASSSSSASSDGASSAASQSPNTTTSSATQTPMQSPLPTDQVLYALYEWVRMYQSQQSAPQIFQYPPPSPSCNFTGGDVFFPHGHPNPNSNPHPRTPRTSVSFSSGEEYNFFRQQQPQPHPSYPAPSTPQPMPPQSAPPMHCSHSYPQQSAHMMPHHSAPFGMGGTYYAGYTPPPTPNTASAGTSSSSAAFGWHGHPHSPFTSTSTPLSAPVAPKMRLQRSQSDAARRKRLTSTGEDEREYQSDHEATWDEFGDRYDNFTAGRERLQEFNGRIPPRKKKSSNSHSSSSNNPVCHTDSQPGGTSQAESGAIHGHISQQRQVERERQKAKAEKKKPQSFTWPTVVTVFVLAMGCGFFAAR